The Spirosoma foliorum genome has a window encoding:
- a CDS encoding helix-turn-helix transcriptional regulator, with amino-acid sequence MPITRSAFQRYRLIDEIISRYPRRYSKQKLFELCQDKCGIRSISSLEKDIQRMREDHDAPIEYDKRANGYYYSNPQFRLLNLMLTPDDMEALEQAREVLAATQGASVADELDNALQRVRQSLDIIREVKTDAPTRRVVYVEEKILGGNRQYVPVLIRAVNQNRQVAFRYLKHEEAVSMSGSLTMRKAKARTVDPNLVTLDRPKLRILHPILLREVADSWYVIGYDAASGGEKTFALDRMSELELLDDPCDVPGAILTNVSELFEHIYGITDSHGPVEDIVLSFSPLFGRYVKAKPIHQTQEVLSDTDTECVVRLRLAPNRDLLMHLRSYGEHLTVLQPESLVKEMKTSLEATLAKY; translated from the coding sequence ATGCCTATAACCCGCTCAGCTTTTCAACGGTATCGACTCATCGACGAAATCATTAGTCGGTACCCCCGCCGATACTCCAAGCAGAAACTTTTTGAACTATGTCAGGACAAATGCGGCATCCGGTCCATTTCGTCGCTCGAAAAGGATATCCAGCGGATGCGCGAAGACCACGACGCGCCTATTGAATACGACAAACGGGCTAACGGTTACTATTACAGCAATCCGCAGTTCAGGCTGCTGAACTTAATGCTAACCCCCGACGACATGGAGGCTCTGGAGCAGGCGCGCGAAGTACTGGCGGCTACACAGGGCGCATCGGTGGCCGATGAACTAGATAATGCCTTGCAACGTGTGCGGCAGAGTCTGGACATTATTCGGGAAGTGAAAACCGATGCGCCGACACGACGGGTTGTGTATGTTGAGGAGAAAATCCTGGGTGGCAATCGACAGTACGTGCCTGTATTGATTCGGGCCGTGAATCAGAATCGGCAAGTGGCGTTTCGGTATCTAAAGCACGAAGAGGCCGTGTCGATGAGTGGCAGCCTTACCATGCGTAAAGCGAAAGCCCGTACCGTTGACCCCAATCTTGTTACCCTCGATCGACCTAAACTGCGAATTTTACACCCGATTTTATTGCGGGAAGTAGCGGATAGCTGGTACGTCATTGGCTACGATGCGGCCAGTGGGGGCGAAAAAACCTTCGCGCTGGATCGCATGAGCGAGCTTGAGTTACTAGATGATCCCTGCGATGTTCCGGGCGCCATATTGACCAATGTGAGCGAATTGTTCGAACACATTTATGGCATAACCGATAGCCACGGCCCCGTCGAAGACATTGTCTTATCCTTCAGCCCCTTGTTCGGGCGTTATGTGAAGGCCAAACCCATTCACCAGACGCAGGAAGTCCTGAGCGACACCGATACCGAATGCGTTGTACGGCTTCGACTGGCGCCCAACCGCGACCTGCTCATGCACCTGCGCAGCTACGGCGAACACCTCACTGTACTGCAACCAGAGAGTCTGGTGAAAGAGATGAAAACGTCGCTGGAGGCTACGCTGGCGAAGTATTGA
- a CDS encoding SDR family oxidoreductase, whose protein sequence is MTVENKTIIISGASRGIGRATALLLAEHGANVVVTARNADELNQLEKEATEGHVRGKIVAVPGDVTNESDMESVVQTTLDQFKHIDVVINNAGYGVFKNVDELTVSEWDDLMATNVKGTFILTKAALPSLKAQGSGHIIVVASDVAKRTFAGGSLYTASKYAQEAFTGALRKEVRSFGIKVTGVYSGLVDSNFHAKGDRSDKRASWLQNEDMAESMLFIVSRPAHVVIDEFMVHPLSQEY, encoded by the coding sequence ATGACCGTCGAAAATAAAACTATCATCATCTCGGGAGCCTCGAGAGGAATTGGCCGGGCAACAGCTTTGCTCTTAGCCGAACACGGTGCCAATGTTGTTGTAACCGCGCGCAACGCCGATGAACTCAATCAACTCGAAAAAGAAGCCACCGAAGGGCATGTTCGGGGTAAAATTGTAGCCGTTCCCGGCGATGTTACCAATGAATCGGACATGGAATCGGTTGTGCAAACTACCCTTGACCAATTCAAACACATTGATGTCGTTATCAACAACGCGGGTTACGGTGTTTTCAAAAACGTAGATGAACTCACCGTCAGCGAGTGGGACGACCTGATGGCTACCAACGTAAAAGGTACGTTTATCCTGACCAAAGCTGCGTTACCAAGCCTGAAGGCACAAGGTTCGGGGCATATCATTGTGGTGGCATCGGACGTAGCCAAGCGCACCTTCGCGGGTGGATCGTTATACACGGCAAGCAAGTACGCACAGGAAGCGTTCACGGGTGCACTGCGGAAAGAAGTTCGTTCGTTTGGCATTAAAGTGACGGGTGTTTATTCTGGTCTGGTAGACTCGAATTTCCACGCCAAAGGTGATCGCTCAGACAAACGGGCGAGTTGGCTCCAGAACGAAGACATGGCCGAATCGATGCTGTTTATTGTCAGCCGCCCGGCGCATGTGGTCATTGACGAATTCATGGTGCACCCGTTATCGCAGGAGTATTGA
- a CDS encoding pPIWI_RE_Z domain-containing protein, whose translation MTHTSRPRANTSAYTPRPSLSTRQLVDLELGLFLLQQLHPDAPATALPALLRPDDTDWSGLTPKQKKYLNRGRLLLSHFAYNLQWQELLVAYASAPGHRLAFDLSSDYSHFSEKTVGFSRNRLGVLRKMLA comes from the coding sequence ATGACTCATACCTCACGTCCCCGCGCAAACACATCGGCTTACACGCCCCGCCCGTCGCTTTCGACCCGGCAATTAGTTGACCTCGAACTGGGTTTATTTTTACTTCAGCAACTACACCCGGATGCTCCTGCAACGGCGCTCCCTGCTTTACTCCGGCCCGACGATACGGATTGGTCTGGCCTGACCCCAAAACAAAAGAAATACCTGAATCGTGGACGGCTGCTGTTGTCGCACTTTGCCTATAATCTTCAGTGGCAGGAATTATTAGTAGCTTATGCATCGGCTCCCGGCCATCGGCTGGCCTTTGATCTCAGCTCCGATTACAGCCATTTTTCCGAAAAAACGGTTGGCTTCTCCCGCAACCGGCTTGGCGTTTTACGCAAAATGCTGGCCTAA
- a CDS encoding TonB-dependent receptor → MNKFFLLISLGLYSLGLGMLYAQPSPTRIIHGSVTDADNHKPIPFGNVSLAGQSKGAITDARGQFSLSIKADTLAHELIISCVGYKSDTLQISAQTDQYNAILLPVVNALNEVVVTGVTRGTLLRQNPVAILAISSRAIESSSSSNIIDVLVKNAPGLNAVKTGPNISKPFIRGLGYNRVLTLYDGVRQEGQQWGDEHGIEVDNYNISRAEVIKGPASLMYGSDALAGVVSMMPNYPKDTEGKLKVGIVTEYQSNNRLLGESLSLASGGSRWAWNLRGSIRAATTYTNKIDGRVYNTGFSERTLTAMFGYSGHQGYSRFGASLYDNLQGIPDGSRDSLTRQFTRQVAEADLDDIRHRPIVPASELSSYKLSPLHQHIQHYRLHTNNHYQIGNGEIDLLLAFQQNVRREYNHPTQPDQAGLFVRLNTFNYGLRYNLPNLGKLATTVGVNGMYQSNKNKNGTAFPIPDYNLFDVGTFVFLKWQAEKLTLSGGLRYDRRRLTGDDFYVRVDPRTGFEQHATLPDTTRSALQFPALHQSFTGISMSLGATYEFSDKLALKANIARGYRAPSITEIASNGLDPGAHIVYIGNRNFNPEFSFQQDLGLTATFPDVNFGVSVFNNFIQNYISLTQLVDAQGEPVVIVPGNKTYQYQQSSAQLYGFETQLSLHPTTWRGFTFDNSIALVYGYNRGQRYTDAGVLGQYLPFIPPLRISTGVSQLLPTKSKWLTDITIKADVDYNARQDRYLGLNDTETATAAYTLVNAGADASIRVSQNKPAWHVVFQVNNLFDVAYQSNLSRLKYFEYFTQSPNGHLGMYGMGRNICLKLILPFN, encoded by the coding sequence ATGAACAAATTTTTCCTGCTGATTAGCTTGGGACTCTATAGTCTTGGGCTAGGCATGTTGTATGCACAGCCATCTCCTACCCGAATTATTCACGGCTCAGTTACCGATGCCGACAATCATAAACCTATTCCGTTTGGCAACGTAAGCCTGGCCGGACAAAGTAAAGGGGCGATTACTGACGCTCGAGGGCAGTTTTCGCTCTCGATCAAGGCCGATACGTTAGCGCATGAGTTGATTATTTCCTGCGTCGGCTACAAATCCGACACATTACAAATTAGTGCCCAAACGGACCAGTACAATGCTATTTTACTCCCTGTTGTGAATGCGCTCAATGAGGTTGTTGTTACAGGAGTTACGCGCGGAACGCTTCTCCGCCAGAACCCCGTCGCGATTCTGGCCATTTCGTCGCGGGCCATCGAGAGTTCAAGTAGCAGCAATATCATCGACGTACTGGTCAAGAATGCACCGGGTCTGAACGCCGTTAAAACAGGCCCGAATATTTCCAAACCCTTTATCCGCGGCCTGGGCTATAACCGTGTGTTGACCCTTTACGATGGCGTTCGGCAGGAGGGGCAGCAATGGGGTGATGAGCATGGTATTGAGGTCGATAATTACAACATCAGCCGGGCAGAAGTAATCAAAGGACCAGCCAGTTTAATGTACGGCTCCGACGCGTTGGCGGGTGTGGTGAGCATGATGCCAAACTACCCAAAAGATACCGAAGGCAAACTCAAAGTTGGGATTGTAACGGAATATCAATCGAATAACCGGCTGTTGGGCGAATCGCTGAGTCTGGCGTCGGGTGGATCGCGCTGGGCCTGGAATTTGCGTGGTTCCATACGAGCCGCGACCACTTACACCAACAAGATTGACGGGCGGGTTTATAATACCGGCTTTTCGGAGCGAACATTAACGGCCATGTTTGGCTATTCGGGACACCAAGGGTACTCTCGTTTCGGCGCTTCACTTTACGACAATTTGCAGGGGATTCCCGACGGCAGCCGCGATTCATTGACCCGCCAGTTCACCAGACAGGTTGCCGAAGCCGATCTGGACGACATCCGGCATCGCCCAATTGTACCTGCCAGCGAACTGTCATCGTATAAGCTTAGCCCACTCCATCAGCACATTCAGCACTATCGACTCCATACCAATAATCACTATCAGATTGGCAACGGCGAGATCGATTTACTGCTGGCCTTTCAGCAAAACGTACGTCGGGAATACAACCACCCAACCCAACCCGATCAGGCTGGTTTATTCGTTCGGCTAAATACCTTTAATTATGGACTACGGTATAACCTGCCAAACCTCGGGAAGCTGGCAACAACGGTGGGCGTTAACGGAATGTATCAGTCCAACAAAAACAAAAATGGCACAGCTTTCCCCATCCCGGATTACAATCTCTTTGATGTCGGCACGTTCGTTTTCCTGAAATGGCAAGCCGAGAAGCTGACGTTGAGTGGTGGTTTACGCTACGACCGACGACGCTTGACCGGAGATGATTTTTACGTACGTGTCGATCCACGAACGGGTTTCGAACAACACGCAACTTTACCCGATACTACCAGATCAGCCTTGCAGTTTCCCGCTCTCCATCAATCATTTACGGGTATTTCGATGAGTCTGGGCGCAACGTACGAGTTTTCAGACAAGCTAGCACTCAAAGCCAATATTGCTCGTGGCTACCGGGCGCCGAGCATCACCGAAATTGCCTCTAACGGACTCGATCCCGGTGCCCATATTGTCTATATCGGTAACCGAAACTTCAATCCCGAGTTTAGTTTTCAGCAAGATCTTGGTCTGACAGCCACCTTTCCAGACGTCAATTTTGGGGTAAGCGTGTTCAATAACTTCATTCAGAACTACATTTCCCTCACGCAACTGGTCGATGCGCAGGGTGAGCCCGTCGTGATTGTGCCGGGTAACAAAACCTACCAATATCAGCAGTCTTCGGCTCAATTGTACGGCTTCGAAACCCAACTCAGTTTACATCCAACTACCTGGCGGGGCTTCACGTTCGACAATAGTATTGCACTGGTATACGGCTATAATCGGGGGCAGCGGTACACCGATGCGGGTGTTCTGGGCCAATATCTGCCTTTTATTCCTCCCCTACGCATATCGACAGGTGTCAGCCAGCTTCTTCCAACAAAGTCTAAATGGCTCACCGACATCACAATCAAAGCCGACGTGGATTATAACGCCCGGCAAGATCGATATCTGGGTCTGAACGATACCGAAACAGCAACGGCCGCTTACACGCTGGTCAATGCGGGTGCTGATGCGTCGATTCGTGTGAGCCAAAACAAGCCCGCCTGGCATGTGGTGTTTCAGGTCAATAATCTGTTCGACGTTGCTTACCAATCGAACCTGAGTCGGTTAAAGTATTTCGAATATTTCACCCAATCGCCCAACGGCCACCTCGGCATGTACGGCATGGGCCGGAATATCTGTTTGAAACTGATTTTACCGTTTAATTAG
- a CDS encoding alpha-amylase family protein, which produces MKAFLAIFFALSSFHALAQSNVNPAKSASKRYFGLHFDFHAVVEDSLIGRNLSEKSLDSLLTAVKPDFIQIDCKGHPGVSSYPSKVATATVAPHIVKDPLAFYRAVTRKHGVDLYLHYSGVYDDAVLARHPNWAVQKADGTIDKSKTSVYGPYADSLLIPQLNELANYGADGVWVDGECWATVLDYSPTALAKFRAETGIKTVPRSEKDADYREFMDFARRSFTQYIGHYTDVVHRHRPTFRIASNWAYSSMMPEPIKTNVDFLSGDLTPSNSVNSAALEGRVMAAQGQLYRKPWDLMSWSFWYEFNPVQRQGDQKTAVHLMQEAAEIISLGGGFQAYYQQRRDASIGLRELPVMTKLAEFVRARQPFCEGSTPIPQIAVLYTNSTVNAFNKGLFGNGQTQRISGVLTALLDAQLPVEVLSEQHLQGRLNQYPVIVVSQQDSLNPAFRQELLDYTRQGGHLLLIGVQTTSSFATELGVATTDALAKGPKWVLHKGASVVLTGPFQPVRVGGKNTKALDQFLKSETGDLVKGVIATETSFGKGQITAVYADLSRDYEKHQSTKLRDFISSLTRSLLPKPLVEVTGSHLVHVVLNRQHNRLAVNLINTGGRHADPQVFTYDEVPPLANLTVRLRTATKPKRIVQQPENKVLSIRYEGGIASVTVPELGVHSVLVVE; this is translated from the coding sequence ATGAAGGCTTTTCTCGCAATATTCTTTGCCCTTTCGAGTTTTCATGCCCTTGCGCAGTCAAACGTAAATCCTGCTAAATCCGCATCAAAGCGGTACTTCGGTCTCCATTTCGATTTTCATGCCGTAGTCGAAGATTCGCTGATTGGGCGAAATCTGTCTGAAAAAAGCCTGGATTCATTGCTAACGGCGGTCAAGCCTGATTTTATCCAGATCGACTGCAAAGGGCATCCCGGTGTGTCGAGCTATCCATCGAAAGTAGCTACGGCAACCGTCGCTCCACACATCGTTAAAGACCCGCTGGCATTTTACCGGGCTGTTACCCGTAAACATGGCGTCGATTTGTATCTGCATTATTCGGGTGTGTACGATGATGCAGTATTGGCTAGACATCCCAATTGGGCAGTCCAAAAGGCTGATGGCACTATCGATAAATCGAAAACCTCCGTTTATGGCCCTTACGCTGACTCGTTGTTGATTCCGCAATTGAACGAATTGGCCAATTACGGTGCGGATGGCGTGTGGGTCGATGGTGAGTGCTGGGCAACGGTGCTGGATTACTCACCAACGGCACTGGCGAAATTTCGGGCTGAGACGGGTATTAAAACCGTACCGCGTTCGGAGAAGGATGCTGATTATAGAGAGTTTATGGACTTTGCTCGCCGGTCGTTTACTCAGTATATTGGGCATTATACGGATGTTGTCCATCGACATCGGCCAACGTTCAGAATCGCGTCGAACTGGGCGTATTCGTCTATGATGCCGGAACCCATAAAAACCAATGTCGACTTTCTGTCGGGCGACCTGACGCCCAGTAACAGCGTCAACTCGGCGGCTCTGGAAGGACGGGTTATGGCTGCACAAGGTCAACTTTACCGCAAACCCTGGGATCTGATGTCGTGGAGTTTCTGGTATGAATTTAACCCCGTTCAGCGGCAGGGCGATCAGAAAACAGCGGTTCATCTGATGCAGGAAGCCGCCGAAATAATCTCACTTGGCGGTGGTTTTCAGGCGTATTACCAGCAGCGTCGTGATGCCTCAATTGGCCTTCGTGAATTGCCTGTGATGACAAAATTAGCTGAGTTTGTACGGGCCCGCCAACCTTTCTGCGAAGGAAGCACGCCCATTCCGCAAATTGCGGTACTGTATACTAATTCGACCGTTAATGCATTCAACAAAGGGCTTTTTGGTAATGGGCAAACGCAACGGATCAGTGGCGTGCTAACGGCTCTTCTGGATGCACAGCTGCCTGTTGAAGTGCTCTCGGAGCAACATCTTCAGGGACGACTAAATCAATATCCGGTGATTGTGGTGTCGCAGCAGGATTCCCTAAATCCAGCGTTTCGGCAGGAACTACTTGACTATACCCGTCAGGGCGGTCATCTGCTGTTAATAGGTGTTCAAACAACGTCTTCATTTGCTACAGAACTGGGCGTTGCGACGACCGATGCATTGGCGAAAGGGCCCAAATGGGTGTTGCATAAGGGAGCCTCTGTTGTACTCACGGGGCCATTCCAGCCTGTGCGTGTTGGGGGCAAGAATACGAAAGCTCTTGATCAATTTCTAAAATCGGAAACCGGTGATCTCGTGAAGGGCGTTATTGCTACCGAAACCTCGTTTGGGAAAGGCCAAATAACGGCCGTATATGCTGATCTGAGTCGCGATTATGAAAAACACCAGTCGACGAAACTACGGGATTTTATTTCGTCGCTAACCCGCTCGTTACTGCCTAAGCCTCTGGTTGAGGTGACTGGTTCACATTTGGTACATGTGGTTTTGAATCGTCAACACAACCGATTGGCTGTTAACTTGATTAATACGGGCGGTCGCCATGCTGACCCGCAGGTATTTACCTACGATGAAGTGCCACCCCTCGCGAACCTAACCGTTCGACTCCGCACGGCTACAAAGCCCAAACGCATTGTCCAGCAACCCGAAAACAAGGTATTATCGATTCGTTATGAAGGTGGTATTGCCAGCGTGACGGTACCGGAATTGGGTGTGCACTCGGTGTTGGTTGTTGAGTGA
- a CDS encoding ADP-ribose polymerase, whose product MLNQLLQRVWNRPASVDTDTTVRPHPNTPKLTPAEQVRPMPSESPNSTLRTVKLIMVTAENNNKFYEMRENENGTFDVYYGRVGGFRNKATHPLAQWNQKLREKTAKGYTDQTHLFAESSPATDASTIADPTVRGLMSRLLDLANLSIFQNYTVTAQQVTRKQVETAQQMLDELATQLRVGMNTSAFNSRLLDLFKVIPRRMTHVGQHLVGNAPLSDDDLQPLRDNLADEQATLDVMRGQVELAPVPTSPDQAPPTLLESMNLTIEPETDNHVLKLIKKMMGENAHKFDAAFSVRHAATDAAFNAYVGKQQNRKTLALWHGSRSENWLSILKNGLVLRPANAVITGKMFGYGIYFADQFSKSLNYTSLNGSVWTNGRQNEAYLAIYEVHVGEQLELTKHEPQHMQLDGNALKKLDSRYDSVFARQGVSLQKNEFIVYNQAQCTVRYIVRIKS is encoded by the coding sequence ATGCTGAACCAGTTGCTCCAACGGGTATGGAACCGCCCTGCCTCAGTCGATACCGATACTACCGTTCGCCCACACCCCAATACTCCGAAGCTTACTCCTGCTGAACAAGTTAGGCCTATGCCATCCGAATCACCCAACTCGACCCTACGGACAGTGAAACTGATTATGGTGACCGCCGAAAACAACAACAAATTCTATGAAATGCGTGAAAATGAAAACGGTACGTTCGATGTCTACTACGGCCGGGTAGGTGGTTTTCGCAATAAAGCTACCCATCCCCTAGCGCAGTGGAACCAGAAACTCCGTGAGAAAACCGCCAAGGGCTATACCGACCAAACCCATCTTTTTGCAGAATCCAGCCCTGCAACAGATGCCAGTACCATTGCCGACCCAACCGTACGTGGCCTGATGAGTCGACTGCTAGACCTAGCAAATCTGTCTATTTTTCAGAATTATACCGTCACAGCTCAGCAGGTTACCCGCAAGCAAGTCGAAACGGCTCAACAAATGCTCGATGAGCTGGCAACGCAACTTCGAGTAGGCATGAACACAAGCGCCTTCAATTCCAGACTCCTCGACCTGTTTAAAGTGATTCCGCGCCGGATGACCCACGTAGGCCAGCACCTGGTAGGCAATGCACCGCTTTCGGATGATGATTTGCAACCCCTCCGCGACAATCTCGCCGATGAACAGGCTACGCTCGATGTAATGCGTGGTCAGGTTGAACTGGCCCCCGTTCCTACCAGTCCCGATCAGGCTCCGCCAACGCTTCTGGAAAGCATGAATCTGACCATCGAACCCGAAACGGACAATCATGTTCTAAAGCTCATCAAGAAAATGATGGGGGAAAATGCCCATAAATTCGACGCGGCTTTCAGCGTACGTCATGCTGCTACCGATGCTGCTTTCAATGCCTACGTAGGTAAACAACAAAATCGTAAAACGCTGGCTCTCTGGCACGGTAGCCGGAGCGAAAACTGGTTATCAATTCTAAAAAATGGCTTAGTGTTGCGCCCGGCGAACGCAGTGATTACAGGCAAAATGTTCGGATACGGAATCTACTTCGCCGACCAATTCAGCAAGTCGCTCAATTATACATCGCTGAACGGTTCGGTCTGGACCAACGGTCGTCAGAATGAAGCGTATCTCGCTATTTATGAAGTACATGTTGGTGAGCAACTGGAACTGACCAAACACGAACCGCAGCATATGCAGTTGGACGGCAACGCGCTAAAGAAACTGGATTCCCGCTATGATTCAGTATTTGCCCGTCAGGGAGTTAGTCTGCAAAAGAACGAATTCATTGTTTACAACCAGGCGCAATGTACGGTTCGGTACATCGTCAGAATCAAATCGTAA
- a CDS encoding TonB-dependent receptor, translated as MKLVVLFTLLALAITPVFGQTNRVIRVEDSLTHEPVIAATVQTSTKPVIGAVTDVNGVARIPNLPAEVKTLTVSAVGYETEAFPLTAGADTLVFRLKAAVEAIDEVTVTGTRTNSRIEDLPIKVEVLGQEDMDEESAVVPGNVSSILGDISIIHVQRTSAVNGNQAIRMQGLDPKYTQILRDGLPLYEGFSGNLGVLQIPPLDLKQIEVFKGSVSTLYGGGAIGGMINIVSKSPTSEKPEFTALLNRSNLKETNLNAYYSQRYGKTGLTLFTGYTDQKAVDVTGDGFTDSPGIKQFNFHPKFFYNPSDRTKLNIGYAFTNEHREGGYLPALEGSLPNGYQNLTDLQRHTVDFDINHNTSETNTLTLKGAVSTFHRQNTDYQKLSDGRQSSIYLEGNNLARLGKHQLIVGANLTVEAFRKNPDSTRLVDYTYQTIGGFVQDDWQVGEKVAIQAGLRLDHHNTFGSFLLPRLSVKLKPAEPWTIRLSVGTGYKTPNLFVNQTPGALNVSLIFPRLLPIDVNAVKAERSVGGNIDIAYSKSFESGISLQVDQALYYTYVNSPVVSAFASTSNNLGAYTQLINAPYNILSLGTDTYVRLEYKAYELYFGYNHTLARRDGPTDNTYLPLAPQDKFSTTVAWENDHFRFGIETSYVGTQYLYNNQKVSNYWFFAGAAEYHYNDHWRLVLNAENLFNIKQANYETVVLGSNPTVQPTFRPIWAPLEGRIVNVALKFTL; from the coding sequence ATGAAACTAGTTGTCCTTTTTACGCTACTCGCCCTGGCGATTACACCCGTATTTGGCCAGACCAATCGGGTTATTCGGGTTGAAGATAGTCTCACCCACGAACCTGTCATTGCGGCCACGGTTCAAACTTCCACGAAGCCAGTCATTGGAGCTGTTACAGACGTCAATGGCGTTGCCCGAATTCCCAATTTGCCAGCGGAAGTCAAAACCCTGACGGTTAGTGCTGTGGGTTATGAAACAGAAGCTTTTCCGCTAACAGCAGGAGCCGATACGCTCGTTTTTCGTCTGAAAGCCGCGGTAGAAGCCATTGACGAAGTAACGGTGACCGGCACCCGTACCAACTCGCGCATTGAGGATTTGCCAATAAAAGTTGAAGTTCTCGGTCAGGAAGATATGGACGAAGAAAGTGCCGTAGTGCCCGGCAACGTAAGCAGTATTCTGGGCGATATTTCGATCATTCACGTTCAGCGGACATCGGCGGTTAATGGCAATCAGGCCATTCGGATGCAGGGACTTGATCCGAAATACACGCAGATTCTGCGCGATGGCTTACCCTTGTACGAAGGCTTTTCCGGAAATCTAGGGGTTCTACAGATTCCACCACTCGATCTGAAACAGATTGAAGTATTCAAAGGCTCGGTCTCGACGCTTTATGGTGGAGGAGCTATTGGTGGCATGATCAACATCGTATCCAAATCGCCGACGTCCGAGAAACCGGAGTTCACCGCCTTGCTCAACCGATCGAATCTGAAAGAAACGAACCTCAACGCCTATTATTCACAACGCTACGGCAAAACGGGCCTGACATTGTTTACAGGCTATACCGACCAGAAAGCAGTAGACGTGACGGGCGACGGTTTTACCGATAGTCCGGGGATTAAGCAATTTAATTTCCACCCTAAATTTTTCTACAACCCCTCCGATCGCACTAAACTCAACATTGGTTACGCCTTTACGAATGAACACCGCGAAGGTGGTTATCTCCCTGCTCTGGAAGGTTCGTTGCCCAATGGTTATCAGAACCTAACCGACCTGCAACGACACACGGTTGACTTCGATATCAATCATAACACGTCTGAAACAAATACGCTGACGCTGAAAGGAGCAGTCAGTACATTTCACCGCCAGAATACGGATTACCAAAAACTGTCCGACGGGCGGCAATCGTCCATCTATCTGGAAGGCAACAACTTAGCCCGGCTCGGAAAACATCAACTCATTGTTGGCGCCAACCTGACCGTAGAGGCTTTCCGAAAAAATCCCGACAGCACCCGGCTTGTCGATTATACCTACCAGACCATCGGCGGATTTGTACAGGATGATTGGCAGGTAGGCGAAAAAGTGGCTATACAGGCAGGGCTTCGGCTCGATCATCACAATACATTCGGTAGTTTTCTACTGCCCCGGCTGTCGGTGAAGCTGAAACCCGCTGAGCCCTGGACCATTCGATTGAGCGTTGGAACGGGTTACAAAACCCCGAACCTGTTTGTCAACCAGACGCCCGGTGCTTTAAATGTCAGCTTGATTTTCCCACGGCTGCTGCCTATTGATGTCAATGCCGTAAAAGCGGAACGATCCGTTGGCGGCAACATCGACATTGCGTATTCCAAGTCGTTCGAAAGTGGCATTTCGCTTCAGGTCGATCAGGCGCTTTATTACACCTACGTCAACTCGCCAGTGGTGTCGGCCTTTGCCAGCACGTCGAATAATCTGGGGGCTTATACGCAACTCATTAACGCCCCCTATAATATTCTCAGTCTTGGCACCGATACCTACGTTCGACTGGAATACAAAGCGTATGAACTGTATTTCGGCTACAATCATACTCTCGCCCGTCGCGACGGCCCAACTGATAACACCTATTTACCACTGGCTCCGCAAGACAAATTTTCAACTACGGTAGCCTGGGAAAACGACCATTTCCGGTTTGGTATCGAAACCAGTTATGTTGGCACACAATACCTGTATAACAACCAGAAAGTATCGAATTACTGGTTCTTCGCCGGAGCCGCCGAATACCATTACAATGATCACTGGCGACTGGTGTTGAACGCCGAAAACCTGTTCAACATTAAGCAGGCCAATTATGAAACCGTTGTTCTCGGCTCGAATCCAACGGTTCAACCCACCTTCCGCCCTATCTGGGCACCGCTTGAAGGCAGAATTGTGAACGTAGCGTTGAAGTTCACTTTGTGA
- a CDS encoding YdeI/OmpD-associated family protein: protein MPSFTTTLQKFGEKGDKTRWTYIEIPVAISDELKPGQKKSFRVKGTLDNYPIKLVALLPMGRSINPDGGFMMPINATMRRGIGKEEEGTQIKVTLEVDNDPLPQSADLLDCLEDDPTALANFRKLSPSHQNYFSNWIEDAKTIDTKTKRLTQAVTGLSLGMNFGEMIRHFKPGFI from the coding sequence ATGCCCTCATTTACAACAACCCTTCAGAAATTCGGTGAAAAAGGAGATAAAACCCGGTGGACGTACATCGAGATTCCGGTTGCCATTAGCGATGAACTGAAACCCGGACAGAAAAAGTCGTTTCGGGTGAAGGGAACGCTGGACAATTACCCCATTAAACTGGTTGCCCTACTTCCGATGGGGCGATCCATAAACCCAGATGGCGGTTTTATGATGCCCATAAACGCCACCATGCGCCGGGGAATCGGGAAGGAAGAGGAAGGAACACAAATCAAGGTCACCCTTGAAGTCGATAACGATCCATTGCCGCAGTCCGCTGATCTGCTCGATTGCTTAGAAGACGATCCAACCGCATTGGCGAACTTCCGAAAGTTGAGCCCTAGCCATCAGAACTACTTCAGTAACTGGATTGAAGACGCTAAAACCATCGATACCAAAACCAAACGACTGACACAGGCCGTCACAGGTTTGTCGTTGGGAATGAATTTCGGTGAGATGATCCGGCATTTTAAACCAGGATTTATTTGA